Proteins from one Halopseudomonas pelagia genomic window:
- a CDS encoding MOSC domain-containing protein, translating to MLSSPPRILSINAARRRSIAVGAKSQQTGLFKEPLAGPVMIDANGLPGDEIINRRFHGGPDQAVYLYSQQDIDWWAEQLQREIGPGFFGENLTISHWWSEVRVGDRLQVGDLLMEVTAPRVPCAVMAARVGNPAFVKQFIKACRGGAYVRVLHAGPLSVGDSLDVARVQVEHPTVDEIFRYWHGKTPNADFLRRTLAAPIAIILREALEKRLPEAEAATGQLPGL from the coding sequence ATGCTCAGTTCACCACCCCGGATTTTATCCATCAACGCCGCACGTCGGCGCAGCATCGCTGTGGGCGCGAAATCGCAGCAAACCGGACTGTTCAAGGAACCTTTGGCGGGGCCGGTAATGATCGATGCCAATGGGCTGCCTGGCGATGAGATCATCAACAGACGTTTCCATGGCGGCCCGGATCAGGCGGTTTATCTGTATAGCCAGCAGGATATCGACTGGTGGGCGGAGCAGCTGCAGCGCGAAATCGGTCCCGGCTTTTTTGGCGAGAATCTGACCATCAGCCACTGGTGGTCAGAGGTGCGTGTTGGTGATCGCCTGCAAGTCGGCGATCTACTGATGGAAGTGACTGCGCCGCGGGTACCCTGTGCGGTGATGGCCGCACGGGTGGGCAACCCGGCTTTCGTCAAACAGTTTATCAAGGCTTGCCGCGGCGGTGCCTATGTTCGGGTGCTGCACGCCGGGCCTTTGAGTGTCGGTGACAGCCTGGACGTTGCGCGGGTCCAGGTCGAACATCCAACGGTCGACGAGATTTTCCGCTATTGGCACGGCAAGACGCCTAACGCCGATTTCCTCCGCCGCACGCTGGCCGCGCCGATAGCGATCATCCTGCGCGAAGCCCTGGAAAAGCGATTGCCGGAAGCCGAGGCCGCTACCGGACAGTTGCCCGGTCTCTGA
- a CDS encoding DUF2784 domain-containing protein produces MATETLYHWLANAVLALHLSLVAFVVLGLLLVLVGNLRHWRWVNNVWFRLAHLATIGVVVAQAWLGVICPLTTLEMWLRSQAGTAVYAGSFIQYWFQQLLYYDAPDWLFILAYSVFALLVVGSWWVFPPRWRRSVSAER; encoded by the coding sequence ATGGCCACCGAGACGCTCTACCATTGGCTGGCAAATGCGGTGCTGGCCCTGCATTTGAGCCTGGTGGCGTTTGTGGTGTTAGGTCTGCTGCTGGTGCTCGTCGGCAACCTGCGCCATTGGCGCTGGGTCAATAATGTCTGGTTCAGGCTGGCGCATCTGGCGACTATCGGCGTAGTGGTAGCCCAGGCCTGGTTGGGTGTTATCTGCCCGCTGACCACCCTGGAGATGTGGCTGCGCAGTCAGGCAGGAACGGCGGTTTACGCGGGCAGCTTTATCCAGTACTGGTTTCAGCAATTATTGTATTACGACGCGCCGGACTGGCTCTTTATCCTGGCCTACAGTGTTTTTGCACTATTGGTGGTGGGGAGTTGGTGGGTGTTCCCGCCACGTTGGCGGCGTTCGGTGTCAGCCGAGCGTTGA
- a CDS encoding lysozyme inhibitor LprI family protein: protein MNQLRHLPAWLTLACLPLAACAAPEPAKVDCAEAISTLEINQCAQAEVQQAEQQLEDYLSAARQRYAQDSEALTALQTAQQSWSQFRQEHCAAVYSLWREGSIRGLMHNQCMLQQTRQRTHDVWQVYLTSMDNSTPVLPEPAVEAAE, encoded by the coding sequence GTGAACCAATTACGACATCTACCAGCCTGGCTAACGCTGGCCTGTCTGCCACTGGCCGCGTGCGCGGCGCCGGAGCCAGCGAAGGTTGATTGCGCCGAAGCGATCAGTACGTTGGAAATCAATCAGTGCGCCCAGGCCGAGGTGCAGCAGGCGGAACAGCAACTGGAAGACTATCTGAGTGCGGCGCGGCAACGTTATGCGCAGGACTCGGAGGCGCTGACTGCACTGCAGACCGCGCAGCAGAGCTGGAGCCAGTTCCGCCAGGAGCATTGCGCTGCGGTCTATAGCTTATGGCGTGAGGGCAGCATTCGCGGGCTGATGCATAACCAGTGCATGCTGCAACAGACCCGCCAGCGCACGCATGACGTTTGGCAGGTCTATCTGACCTCTATGGATAACAGCACCCCGGTGCTGCCTGAGCCTGCCGTTGAGGCTGCCGAGTAG
- a CDS encoding acetyl-CoA C-acetyltransferase: MHDVVIVAATRTAIGSFSGQFANVPAHQLGATVIRALLEKTGIDPASVDEVILGQVLTAGCGQNPARQAAIHGGLPFSVPALNLNKVCGSGLKALHLGAQAIRCGDAEIIIAGGQESMSLSPHLLPTSRKGQRMGHGTLIDSMIHDGLWDAFNDYHMGITAENLVDKYQISREEQDAFSAASQQKAVAAQEAGYFDAEITPVNVAQRKGDALLVDKDEQPRAGTTTETLSRLRSAFKKDGSVTAGNASGLNDGAAAVMLMSAEKAKELGLPVLAKIAAYANAGVDPAIMGIAPVSATQRCLTKAGWQIDDLDLIEANEAFAAQALAVGKELKWDADKVNVNGGAIALGHPIGASGCRVLVTLLHEMLRRDAKKGLATLCIGGGQGVALALERD, from the coding sequence ATGCATGACGTAGTGATCGTTGCCGCCACCCGCACCGCCATCGGCAGTTTTTCCGGGCAGTTCGCCAACGTGCCCGCCCACCAACTGGGCGCCACGGTTATCCGCGCTTTGCTGGAAAAGACCGGGATCGACCCCGCCAGCGTAGATGAAGTCATCCTCGGCCAGGTGCTGACGGCCGGCTGTGGTCAGAACCCCGCACGCCAGGCAGCCATCCACGGTGGCCTGCCCTTTTCCGTTCCAGCTCTGAATCTGAACAAAGTCTGCGGCTCCGGCCTCAAGGCCTTGCACCTCGGAGCCCAGGCAATTCGCTGTGGCGATGCCGAGATCATCATCGCCGGTGGTCAGGAGTCCATGAGTCTGTCTCCACACCTACTGCCCACGTCACGTAAAGGTCAGCGCATGGGCCACGGTACGCTGATCGACAGCATGATCCACGACGGGCTCTGGGATGCGTTCAACGATTACCATATGGGTATTACCGCCGAGAATCTGGTGGATAAATATCAGATCAGCCGCGAAGAACAGGATGCCTTCTCTGCTGCGTCCCAGCAGAAAGCCGTTGCCGCCCAGGAAGCCGGCTATTTCGACGCCGAAATCACCCCGGTCAATGTGGCACAGCGCAAGGGTGACGCCCTGCTGGTCGACAAAGACGAACAACCGCGCGCCGGCACCACCACCGAAACCCTTAGCCGGCTGCGCAGTGCGTTCAAAAAGGATGGCAGTGTCACCGCTGGCAATGCTTCCGGCCTGAATGACGGTGCGGCAGCGGTGATGTTGATGAGCGCAGAGAAGGCCAAAGAACTGGGCCTGCCGGTGCTGGCAAAAATCGCGGCTTATGCCAATGCGGGTGTAGACCCGGCGATCATGGGCATAGCGCCGGTGTCTGCGACCCAGCGCTGTTTGACCAAAGCTGGCTGGCAGATTGACGACCTGGACCTGATCGAAGCCAACGAAGCCTTTGCTGCCCAGGCGCTGGCGGTCGGCAAGGAACTGAAGTGGGATGCTGACAAGGTCAACGTCAACGGCGGCGCTATTGCGCTGGGCCACCCCATCGGCGCCTCCGGCTGCCGGGTACTGGTGACCCTGCTGCACGAAATGCTCCGCCGCGATGCGAAGAAAGGTCTGGCCACACTGTGTATCGGCGGCGGCCAGGGTGTCGCCTTGGCCCTAGAGCGCGACTAA